The Algoriphagus halophilus sequence AAGGAACTTCAGGAATATTTGACCCTATTGGAAGAAGCTAAAAAGCGAGACCATAGAAAGCTTGGAAGAGAATTGGAATTATTTACTTTCTCTGAAAAAGTAGGCATGGGATTACCACTATGGTTGCCAAAGGGAACTTTATTGCGTGAACGATTGATTAATTTCATGAAGAAGGCGCAGGATAAATCCGGTTACCAACAAGTGACTACGCCTCATATTGGCCATAAGGTTTTGTATGAGACTTCTGGACATTATGAGAAGTATGGAAAAGATTCTTTCCAGCCAATAACTACTCCACACGAAGGAGAGGAGTTTTTGCTGAAACCCATGAACTGTCCCCATCACTGCGAGATTTATAAGCATAAGCCGCATTCCTATAAAGAATTACCAATTCGTTATGCGGAATTTGGAACAGTTTATAGATACGAGCAAAGTGGTGAATTGCACGGATTGACCCGTGTAAGAGGCTTTACTCAAGATGATGCCCATATTTTCTGTAGACCCGATCAGGTAAAAGATGAGTTCATCAAAGTCATTGATTTGGTGTTGTATGTATTCAATGCATTAGGCTTTGAAGACTATACTGCTCAAATTTCATTGAGAGATCCCGTAAATCCTTCCAAATATATTGGAGGAGATGAAGCTTGGAATAAAGCAGAATCAGCGATTATTGAAGCAGCTGCTGAAAAAGGATTAGAAACTGTCACTGAATTGGGAGAAGCAGCGTTTTATGGCCCTAAACTTGATTTTATGGTCAAAGATGCCTTGGGTAGAAAATGGCAGTTGGGAACTATCCAGGTAGATTATCAGTTGCCAGAACGTTTCCAATTGGAATATATTGGGTCGGATAATCAAAAGCATAGACCGGTGATGATCCACAGAGCACCATTTGGTTCTTTGGAGAGATTTGTTGCCGTTTTAATAGAACATTGTGCGGGTAATTTCCCATTATGGCTTGCTCCTGAGCAAATTAATATTTTGCCTATTTCTGAGAAGTATGTAGATTATGCTGAGGAAATCAAGAATATCTTGGATGAAGCAGGAATTACTGGTTCAATTGATAATCGTGATGAGAAAATCGGTCGAAAGATTCGTGATTCTGAGGTGAAAAAAGTGCCGTTTATGTTAATTGTAGGTGAAAAAGAGAAGGAGGAGCGGAAACTTTCAGTGAGGAAACATGGTCAGGGTGACCTGGGTAACTACTCTCCGGAGGAGTTTATTAATTATTTTCAGGGAATAATTTCTTCAGCTTTAAGCAGATCAGAAACAGCTAATAATTGATTGTGCTTTTCTTAATTAGAAATATTTCCGATATTTGCAGGCAATTTCATAAAAACAACCTAATCAAACTTGAGAAACAATAGACAACCGTATAGAGGTAGACAAGAAGAACCTTATAAAGTAAACCAGAAAATCAGAGCTCGTGAAGTAAGAGTTGTTGGTGAATTCGTAGAGGGCGGCAATGCGCTGCTACCCACTGACAAAGCAATTAAACTGGCTCAGGAAAATGACCTGGACCTTGTAGAGATTTCTCCTAATGTTGATCCTCCCGTTTGTAAGATTCTTGATTACGCAAAGTTTAAGTACGAGCAGAAAAAGAAACAAAAGGAAATCAAGGCCAATGCAGCGAAGGTTGTTTTGAAAGAAATTAGATTCGGTCCTAATACGGATGAACATGACTTTAATTTCAAAGTAAAGCATGCGATCAACTTCCTGAAAGAAGGAGCAAAAGTAAAGGCTTACGTGCATTTCGTAGGTCGTACGATTGTTTTCAAGGAAAGAGGAGAGATGCTTTTATTGAAATTTGTTCAAGCTCTGGAAGAATATGGGGCGGTAGAGCAACTTCCTAAGATGGAAGGAAAGCGTATGAACATCTTTATTGCACCGAAGGCAGGAAAGAAATAAATTTCAACTAAATAAATACAGCAAAATGCCAAAAGTAAAAACCAAATCAAGTGCAAAGAAGAGGTTCGCTTTAACGGGAACCGGCAAGATCAAAAGGAAACACGCTTTCAAAAGCCACATCCTTACCAAGAAATCTACTAAAAGAAAGAGAGAATTAACCAAAACTGGTCTAGTTCATACTTCTGACGAAGGTAGAGTAAAAGACATGTTGAGAATCTGATCAACCTGTTTCATTAATTAATTAAGGTTTATTTATTCACCAGACACTTTGGTACACAAGATCTCAGGTAAACTGGGACACCAAGCGTCAAAAAACAAAAAACTATGCCTAGATCAGTAAACGCGGTAGCGTCAAGAGCAAGAAGAAAAAAAGTGCTAAAGGCCACTAGAGGTTATTTCGGAAGAGGTAGCAACGTTTGGACTGTAGCCAAAAACAAGTACGAGAAAGGACTTCAGTACGCTTACAGAGACCGTAAAGCGAAGAAAAGAGAATTCAGAGCATTATGGATTCAGCGTATCAACGCCGGTGCTAGAGAGCACGGTGTGTCTTACTCTCAATTAATGGGATTATTGAAGAAAGCAGAAATCGAATTGAACCGTAAGGTTCTAGCTGATTTAGCTATGAATCACCCAGAAGCATTTAAAGCTGTAGTTGAAAGAGTAAAATAAGGTCGCACTATCTTATTTTGCAGAAGCCTTCCCTCGGGAAGGCTTTTT is a genomic window containing:
- the thrS gene encoding threonine--tRNA ligase, with the protein product MSQQINITLPDGSVKVFEKGTSGLQIAASISEGLARNVLAAKVNGQVWDATRPINQDSSIQLLTWNDLEGKNTFWHSSAHLLAEALEALYPGIKFGIGPPIETGFYYDVDFGDKTLDGAELETIEKKMVELARQKNEYVRKDISKADAVSYYQEKGDEYKLDLLEGLEDGTITFYQQGNFTDLCRGPHIPNTGFIKAVKLTNIAGAYWRGDENRKMLTRIYGVTFPKAKELQEYLTLLEEAKKRDHRKLGRELELFTFSEKVGMGLPLWLPKGTLLRERLINFMKKAQDKSGYQQVTTPHIGHKVLYETSGHYEKYGKDSFQPITTPHEGEEFLLKPMNCPHHCEIYKHKPHSYKELPIRYAEFGTVYRYEQSGELHGLTRVRGFTQDDAHIFCRPDQVKDEFIKVIDLVLYVFNALGFEDYTAQISLRDPVNPSKYIGGDEAWNKAESAIIEAAAEKGLETVTELGEAAFYGPKLDFMVKDALGRKWQLGTIQVDYQLPERFQLEYIGSDNQKHRPVMIHRAPFGSLERFVAVLIEHCAGNFPLWLAPEQINILPISEKYVDYAEEIKNILDEAGITGSIDNRDEKIGRKIRDSEVKKVPFMLIVGEKEKEERKLSVRKHGQGDLGNYSPEEFINYFQGIISSALSRSETANN
- the infC gene encoding translation initiation factor IF-3 codes for the protein MRNNRQPYRGRQEEPYKVNQKIRAREVRVVGEFVEGGNALLPTDKAIKLAQENDLDLVEISPNVDPPVCKILDYAKFKYEQKKKQKEIKANAAKVVLKEIRFGPNTDEHDFNFKVKHAINFLKEGAKVKAYVHFVGRTIVFKERGEMLLLKFVQALEEYGAVEQLPKMEGKRMNIFIAPKAGKK
- the rpmI gene encoding 50S ribosomal protein L35 yields the protein MPKVKTKSSAKKRFALTGTGKIKRKHAFKSHILTKKSTKRKRELTKTGLVHTSDEGRVKDMLRI
- the rplT gene encoding 50S ribosomal protein L20, which codes for MPRSVNAVASRARRKKVLKATRGYFGRGSNVWTVAKNKYEKGLQYAYRDRKAKKREFRALWIQRINAGAREHGVSYSQLMGLLKKAEIELNRKVLADLAMNHPEAFKAVVERVK